In Phalacrocorax aristotelis chromosome 25, bGulAri2.1, whole genome shotgun sequence, the following proteins share a genomic window:
- the KCNJ10 gene encoding ATP-sensitive inward rectifier potassium channel 10: MTSATKVYYSQTTQTDSRPLIGSGLRRRRVMTKDGRSNVRMEHIADKRFLYLKDLWTTFIDMQWRYKLVLFSATFAGTWFAFGVIWYLVAVVHGDLLEFDPPANHTPCVMQVHTLTGAFLFSLESQTTIGYGFRYISEECPLAIVLLITQLVLTTIMEIFITGTFLAKIARPKKRAETIKFSQNAVVAQHNGKTCLMIRVANMRKSLLIGCQVTGKLLQTHLTKEGESVRLNQVNVDFQVDTSSDSPFLILPLTFYHVVDDASPFRDAALRMGEGDFELVVILSGTVESTSATCQVRTSYLPEEILWGYEFTPAISLSASGKYVADFSLFDQVVKVTAPCCLHETVRFGDPEKVKLEESLREAAEREREGAPLSVRISNV; encoded by the coding sequence ATGACGTCAGCCACCAAGGTGTACTACAGCCAGACGACACAGACCGACAGCCGCCCGCTCATCGGCTCGGGGCTGCGCCGGCGCCGGGTGATGACCAAGGATGGCCGCAGCAACGTGCGGATGGAGCACATCGCCGACAAGCGCTTCCTGTACCTCAAGGACCTGTGGACCACCTTCATCGACATGCAATGGCGGTACAAGCTGGTCCTTTTCTCCGCCACCTTCGCCGGCACCTGGTTCGCCTTTGGCGTCATCTGGTACCTGGTGGCTGTGGTCCACGGGGACCTGCTGGAGTTCGACCCGCCGGCCAACCACACGCCGTGCGTCATGCAGGTGCACACCCTCACCGGcgccttcctcttctccctggaGTCCCAGACCACCATCGGCTACGGCTTCCGCTACATCAGCGAGGAGTGTCCCCTCGCCATCGTCCTGCTCATCACCCAGCTGGTCCTCACCACCATCATGGAGATCTTCATCACCGGCACCTTCTTGGCCAAGATCGCCCGGCCCAAGAAACGCGCCGAGACCATCAAGTTCAGCCAAAATGCGGTGGTGGCCCAACACAACGGCAAGACCTGCCTGATGATCCGTGTGGCCAACATGCGCAAGAGCCTCCTCATCGGCTGCCAGGTGACGGGCAAGCTCCTCCAGACCCACCTCACCAAGGAGGGCGAGAGCGTCCGCCTCAACCAGGTCAACGTGGACTTCCAGGTGGACACCTCCTCCGACAGCCCCTTCCTCATCCTGCCCCTCACCTTCTACCACGTGGTGGACGACGCCAGCCCCTTCCGGGACGCGGCCCTACGGATGGGCGAAGGCGACTTCGAGCTGGTGGTCATCCTCAGCGGCACCGTGGAGTCCACCAGCGCCACGTGCCAGGTGCGCACCTCCTACCTGCCCGAGGAGATCCTCTGGGGCTACGAGTTCACCCCGGCCATCTCCCTCTCGGCCAGCGGCAAGTACGTGGCCGACTTCAGCCTCTTCGACCAGGTGGTGAAGGTGACGGCGCCCTGTTGCCTCCACGAGACCGTCCGGTTCGGGGACCCCGAGAAGGTGAAGCTGGAGGAGTCCCTGCGGGAGGCGgcggagcgggagcgggagggAGCACCCCTGAGCGTCCGCATCAGCAATGTCTGA